ACATTCAACGATTCCTTTTTCAATACCCTCGGCTCGTTACACCGATAAGGCTGATGGAAACCGGGGATCCGGCAAAAATGCGAAAACGGACGCGCCAACCTTTGGCACGCCCCTTTTGCGATTAACGTGAATACAATTCGACGATCATTGACTCGTTCACGTCACGTGCAACGTCTGCACGGTCAGGGACCTGTTTGAAGGTTCCTGCCAGCTTACTCGTATCAACCTCAACCCACTGCGGCAGGCCGATGCCTGTTGCGAGGTCAAGCGCTTCCTTGATGCGACCTTGCGCTTTTGCTTTCTCACGGACTGCGACAACATCGCCGGCCTTGATGAGCATCGACGGGATGTCTGCGGTAACGCCGTTGACTTCAATTGCACGGTGAGCAACCAGTTGCCGTGCTTCTGCACGGGTTGAACCAAAACCCATGCGGTAAACAACGTTGTCGAGACGCGATTCAAGCAATTGAATCAAGGTCTCACCCGTGTTGCCACGGCGACGATCAGCTTCCGCAAAATACTTGCGGAACTGCTTCTCAAGTACGCCGTACATACGCTTAAGCTTCTGCTTCTCGCGCAACTGGAGACCATAATCCGAAGTACGGGAACCGGACGTACGTCCGTGTTGGCCGGGCTTCGAATCCAGTTTGCACTTGGAATCCAGAGAGCGACGAGCGCTCTTCAGAAAAAGATCGGTACCCTCGCGACGCGAGAGTTTGCATTTCGGTCCTGTGTAACGTGCCATGTGATTAATCCTCAGATACGACGACGCTTGGGCGGACGGCATCCGTTGTGCGGCACGGGCGTAATGTCAGCAATGCTGCTGATCTTGATTCCCAGTGCGTTCAAGGCACGAACAGAAGACTCGCGACCTGGCCCGGGGCCTTTGATGCGAACTTCGAGCGTCTTGATACCGTACTCAATCGCGACACGACCGGCGGATTCTGCAGCAACCTGTGCAGCAAACGGCGTCGACTTACGCGATCCCTTGAAACCAGCACCACCGGAAGTAGCCCATGACAACGCATTGCCCTGGCGATCGGTGATAGTGATGATAGTGTTGTTAAAAGAAGCATGTACGTGGGCAATGCCGTCCGATACATTCTTCTTAACTTTTTTGCGCACCCGAGATGCGCCAGAGTTGGCTTTTGCCATCTTGCAATCCCCTTACTTTTTCAGGCTAGCCGCAGCGCGACGGGGACCCTTACGGGTCCGGGCGTTCGTGCGGGTACGTTGTCCGCGAACCGGCAGACCGCGCTTGTGGCGCATTCCGCGGTAGGTCCCCAGATCGATCAAACGCTTGATCGACAGTTGAACTTCGCGACGAAGATCGCCTTCAACGGCAAATACACCTACGTGCTCACGAATACGCTCAAGTTCGGCGTCCGTGAGGTCTTTAACTTTCTTTGAGGTCGGTATACCAGCGGACTCACAAATCTTGCGGGCGCGGGTACGACCAATCCCAAAGATCGCAGTCAAACCGATCTCAGCGTGCTGATGAGGCGGAATGTTGATCCCAGCAATACGGGCCATAGCTTTTCCTTAGATAAAAACGTTGGTCGCGACCAGATCAACCCTGGCGCTGCTTGTGACGTGGATCTGTGCAGATAACACGTACCACACCGTGACGTTTGATGACTTTGCAGTTCCTGCAAATCCTTTTAACCGATGCCATAACTTTCATGGTTGACTCCTATAGTCCTTGTCTGAACCGTTCCGTCATTTGGAACGGAACACAATCCTTGCACGAGTCAGATCATATGGCGTGAGTTCCACAGTGACCTTGTCGCCCGGCAGAATCCGGATGTAATGCATACGCATCTTGCCCGATATGTGCCCTAGTACTACGTGGCCGTTCTCAAGCTTGACACGGAAGGTTGCGTTGGGAAGGTTTTCAAGGACCTCCCCTTGCATTTGGATGACGTCGTCCTTTGACATGCTATTCGCTTATCTCATTGGTAGATTCGAGCCCTTGAAGTTTGCCTTCTTGAGCAACGACTCGTACTGGTGGGACATCATGTAGGCCTGAACCTGGGCCATGAAGTCCATGGTGACCACCACAATAATCAGCAAGGAAGTGCCACCGAAATAGAACGGGACATTCCATCGCATCACCAGAAACTCAGGTAACAAACACACCAGAGTGATATACAGAGATCCGGCAAGGGTCAGGCGAGTCAGGATCTTGTCGATGAACCTGGCTGTCTGCTCACCCGGTCGAATACCCGGAACAAACGCTCCACTGCGCTTCAGATTGTCTGCGGTCTCTTTGCTGTTGAACACCAGTGCAGTGTAAAAAAAGCAGAAGAAAATGATCGCAGTTGCATAGAGAACGATATAAAGCGGCTGCCTTGGGGCCAAAGCTGCTGCCAAATCCGCCAGCCACGTCATGTTCTCGCTACTTGCGAACCAACTACTCACGGTCGCCGGAAACAGAATGATCGACGAAGCAAAGATAGGCGGAATGACACCAGCCATGTTGAGCTTGAGGGGCAAGTGCGAGGTTTGACCCGCATATACCTTGTTGCCCACCTGCCTTTTGGCATAGTTCACCGTAATCTTGCGCTGGCCGCGCTCGACCAGAACAACAAACGCAGTGACGAGCACCACCAGCAAGAGAATAAAGAGTGCTGACAGAATCGACATCGCATTCGTACGAACCAGATCGAACAATCCAGCCAGAGCCGATGGCAAACCAGCTACGATCCCGGCAAAGATGATGATCGAAATACCATTACCAATACCACGCTCAGTAATCTGTTCACCCAGCCACATGACGAACATCGTGCCAGTAACTAGCGTGACGATTGTCGTGACGCGGAACATGATACCGGGCTCGATAACAAGACCGGGCTGAGCTTCTAAGGCAACTGAAATACCAATAGCCTGAATCAGCGCCAGAAACACTGTTCCGTAGCGAGTGTACTGGGTGATTCTCCTACGCCCTGCCTCACCTTCCTTCTTGATCGCCTCCAGCGAAGGAACGACTGCCGACATCAACTGCATGATGATCGACGCGGAAATGTACGGCATGATCCCGAGTGCAAATATCGAGAATCTCGACAATGCCCCCCCCGAGAACATGTTGAACAGACCCAGGATCCCGCCCTCGTTCTGACGGAAAAGATCCGCCAACGCATCTGGGTTAATACCGGGAACAGGGATGTGTGTCCCTAACCGGTATACCACCAGAGCGAGGATAAGGAATCCGAGACGACGACCGAGGTCACCGTAGCGTGGTCCAGTCTTACCAGTTGCCTGTGTAGCCAATCCCAACTCCGATCTTAGGCAATCGAGCCGCCAGCTGCCTCAATCACAGCACGGGCACCAGCTGTTGCGCTCACGCCTTGCAGTGTAACTTTCTTGCTCAGATCCCCTGATTTGAAGACCTTCACAAACTTGACAGCCTGGCCAACCACACCAGCCTGCTTCAGAACCTGCAGGTCAACCTGATCGACAGGCAAAGCCTCAAGATCCGACAGACGAATCTGCGCATACAGGTGCTGATCACGGCTCGTAAAGCCGCGCTTTGGCAGACGGCGATGTAAAGGCATTTGACCGCCTTCGAAGCCAACCTTATGGAAACCACCCGCACGAGACTTCTGGCCTTTGTGGCCGCGTCCGGCGGTCTTTCCCAAGCCAGAGCCGATTCCACGACCAACGCGACGTTTGGCGTGCTTCGAGCCCTCTGCCGGCTTGAGTGTATTAAGTTGCATGTCCGACATGGTTAGAATCCTTTCAGACTTCCGAGACAGTGACGAGGTAGTTCACCTTACGGATCATTCCTCGCACTTCTGGCGTATCGACGAGTACGCGCGAGCTGTTAACGCCGCGCAAGCCCAGTCCACGCACGGTGGCGCGGTGGTCTGCTTTGGTACCGATCACTGATCGGACCAGAGTGACCTTGATCTGCTTTTGTGCCATGACTTACCCCAGAATCTCTTCAACGGTCTTGCCACGCTTCGCTGCAATATCCGCAGGAGTAACCGCTGCACGCAGTCCATTAAGCGTAGCCCGCACCAGGTTGTATGGGTTGCTAGAACCGAGGCTCTTCGCAACGACGTTGCGCACACCCATCACTTCAAAAATTGCACGCATCGGGCCGCCAGCGATCACGCCAGTACCTTCTGCAGCAGGTGAGATGAGAACCTTGGATGCACCATGCTGGCCAACAACCGTATGAAACACCGTACCGTTCTTCAGAGGCACTTTGAACAGATCCCGACGGGCTTGCTCCATAGCCTTCTGAACAGCGACTGGCACTTCACGCGCTTTGCCTTTGCCCATGCCCACACGACCGTCACCGTCACCGACGACTGCCAGCGCAGCAAAACTCATCGTGCGGCCACCTTTAACAACCTTGCTTACACGGTTGACCGCAATCATTTTCTCGCGAAGACCGTCATCACGCTCTTCCGCGGCGCCCTTGCCTTGTACTTTAGCCATTTGACAATTCCTCGCTTAAAACTTCAGACCGGCTTCACGCGCGGCGTCTGCCAGGGCTTTTACACGCCCATGATACCGA
This sequence is a window from Orrella marina. Protein-coding genes within it:
- the rpsD gene encoding 30S ribosomal protein S4 is translated as MARYTGPKCKLSRREGTDLFLKSARRSLDSKCKLDSKPGQHGRTSGSRTSDYGLQLREKQKLKRMYGVLEKQFRKYFAEADRRRGNTGETLIQLLESRLDNVVYRMGFGSTRAEARQLVAHRAIEVNGVTADIPSMLIKAGDVVAVREKAKAQGRIKEALDLATGIGLPQWVEVDTSKLAGTFKQVPDRADVARDVNESMIVELYSR
- the rpsK gene encoding 30S ribosomal protein S11, producing MAKANSGASRVRKKVKKNVSDGIAHVHASFNNTIITITDRQGNALSWATSGGAGFKGSRKSTPFAAQVAAESAGRVAIEYGIKTLEVRIKGPGPGRESSVRALNALGIKISSIADITPVPHNGCRPPKRRRI
- the rpsM gene encoding 30S ribosomal protein S13 gives rise to the protein MARIAGINIPPHQHAEIGLTAIFGIGRTRARKICESAGIPTSKKVKDLTDAELERIREHVGVFAVEGDLRREVQLSIKRLIDLGTYRGMRHKRGLPVRGQRTRTNARTRKGPRRAAASLKK
- the rpmJ gene encoding 50S ribosomal protein L36 codes for the protein MKVMASVKRICRNCKVIKRHGVVRVICTDPRHKQRQG
- the infA gene encoding translation initiation factor IF-1; translation: MSKDDVIQMQGEVLENLPNATFRVKLENGHVVLGHISGKMRMHYIRILPGDKVTVELTPYDLTRARIVFRSK
- the secY gene encoding preprotein translocase subunit SecY, which translates into the protein MATQATGKTGPRYGDLGRRLGFLILALVVYRLGTHIPVPGINPDALADLFRQNEGGILGLFNMFSGGALSRFSIFALGIMPYISASIIMQLMSAVVPSLEAIKKEGEAGRRRITQYTRYGTVFLALIQAIGISVALEAQPGLVIEPGIMFRVTTIVTLVTGTMFVMWLGEQITERGIGNGISIIIFAGIVAGLPSALAGLFDLVRTNAMSILSALFILLLVVLVTAFVVLVERGQRKITVNYAKRQVGNKVYAGQTSHLPLKLNMAGVIPPIFASSIILFPATVSSWFASSENMTWLADLAAALAPRQPLYIVLYATAIIFFCFFYTALVFNSKETADNLKRSGAFVPGIRPGEQTARFIDKILTRLTLAGSLYITLVCLLPEFLVMRWNVPFYFGGTSLLIIVVVTMDFMAQVQAYMMSHQYESLLKKANFKGSNLPMR
- the rplO gene encoding 50S ribosomal protein L15, whose amino-acid sequence is MSDMQLNTLKPAEGSKHAKRRVGRGIGSGLGKTAGRGHKGQKSRAGGFHKVGFEGGQMPLHRRLPKRGFTSRDQHLYAQIRLSDLEALPVDQVDLQVLKQAGVVGQAVKFVKVFKSGDLSKKVTLQGVSATAGARAVIEAAGGSIA
- the rpmD gene encoding 50S ribosomal protein L30, with the protein product MAQKQIKVTLVRSVIGTKADHRATVRGLGLRGVNSSRVLVDTPEVRGMIRKVNYLVTVSEV
- the rpsE gene encoding 30S ribosomal protein S5 → MAKVQGKGAAEERDDGLREKMIAVNRVSKVVKGGRTMSFAALAVVGDGDGRVGMGKGKAREVPVAVQKAMEQARRDLFKVPLKNGTVFHTVVGQHGASKVLISPAAEGTGVIAGGPMRAIFEVMGVRNVVAKSLGSSNPYNLVRATLNGLRAAVTPADIAAKRGKTVEEILG